In Papaver somniferum cultivar HN1 chromosome 1, ASM357369v1, whole genome shotgun sequence, a genomic segment contains:
- the LOC113323628 gene encoding uncharacterized protein LOC113323628 isoform X2 → MCDHRSTLTLNRPLIDRLQREKEKVRDLDAKKNTLITERYKAILKGVEGLKELHNVILQVQTDRDKTMSERDELAAFEEDIRTCLLIGNDTEFEWAARVIDRTRVGLAINASLELDHAEVVKAVILEKEESDKKHFEEIESLKSQLSARNTKYLMLKKKLRVLLSNLQNEAVRAGDDDVKSTMEMICDIHGIEPLHIEPSFVPPDEECTDVSDTDAEDGEGTESEEEDEDEVDIVRDTFEDNLGKK, encoded by the exons ATGTGTGATCATAGGTCCACATTAACCTTAAATAGGCCTCTCATAGATCGCCTTCAAAGGGAGAAGGAGAAAGTTAGGGATCTAGATGCGAAGAAGAACACACTTATTACCGAGAGGTATAAGGCGATTCTTAAAGGTGTTGAAGGTTTAAAGGAGCTTCATAATGTCATTCTTCAAGTGCAAACAGATAGGGATAAAACCATGAGCGAAAGAGATGAACTTGCCGCCTTTGAAGAGGATATTCGCACCTGCTTGCTCATTGGAAATGATACTGAGTTCGAGTGGGCTGCTAGGGTTATTGATAGAACTAGGGTAGGTTTAGCCATAAATGCTAGTTTAGAGTTAGATCACGCCGAAGTGGTTAAAGCAGTTATTCTTGAGAAAGAAG AGAGCGATAAGAAGCATTTTGAGGAGATCGAATCCTTGAAGTCTCAACTGTCAGCTAGGAATACCAAATATCTCATGTTGAAGAAGAAACTTAGGGTTTTGCTGAGTAACCTGCAAAATGAAGCAGTTCGCGCGGGAGATGATGATGTTAAAAGTACCATGGAGATGATCTGCGACATACATGGTATTGAGCCTTTACATATTGAGCCTTCCTTCGTTCCTCCCGATGAAGAGTGTACCGATGTGTCTGACACTGATGCTGAGGATGGTGAAGGGACCGAGTCTGAAGAGGAGGATGAGGATGAGGTTGATATTGTAAGAGACACTTTTGAAGATAATCTAGGCAAGAAGTGA
- the LOC113323628 gene encoding uncharacterized protein LOC113323628 isoform X1: MEIYSLIDEALNFLVEDNALLEHLNASFNNLPGDRLRNFSLEELRSKYEFLMCDHRSTLTLNRPLIDRLQREKEKVRDLDAKKNTLITERYKAILKGVEGLKELHNVILQVQTDRDKTMSERDELAAFEEDIRTCLLIGNDTEFEWAARVIDRTRVGLAINASLELDHAEVVKAVILEKEESDKKHFEEIESLKSQLSARNTKYLMLKKKLRVLLSNLQNEAVRAGDDDVKSTMEMICDIHGIEPLHIEPSFVPPDEECTDVSDTDAEDGEGTESEEEDEDEVDIVRDTFEDNLGKK; the protein is encoded by the exons AGAGCATCTTAATGCTTCCTTTAATAACCTTCCAGGTGATAGATTAAGGAATTTCAGCCTGGAAGAACTCAGGTCAAAATATGAATTTCTCATGTGTGATCATAGGTCCACATTAACCTTAAATAGGCCTCTCATAGATCGCCTTCAAAGGGAGAAGGAGAAAGTTAGGGATCTAGATGCGAAGAAGAACACACTTATTACCGAGAGGTATAAGGCGATTCTTAAAGGTGTTGAAGGTTTAAAGGAGCTTCATAATGTCATTCTTCAAGTGCAAACAGATAGGGATAAAACCATGAGCGAAAGAGATGAACTTGCCGCCTTTGAAGAGGATATTCGCACCTGCTTGCTCATTGGAAATGATACTGAGTTCGAGTGGGCTGCTAGGGTTATTGATAGAACTAGGGTAGGTTTAGCCATAAATGCTAGTTTAGAGTTAGATCACGCCGAAGTGGTTAAAGCAGTTATTCTTGAGAAAGAAG AGAGCGATAAGAAGCATTTTGAGGAGATCGAATCCTTGAAGTCTCAACTGTCAGCTAGGAATACCAAATATCTCATGTTGAAGAAGAAACTTAGGGTTTTGCTGAGTAACCTGCAAAATGAAGCAGTTCGCGCGGGAGATGATGATGTTAAAAGTACCATGGAGATGATCTGCGACATACATGGTATTGAGCCTTTACATATTGAGCCTTCCTTCGTTCCTCCCGATGAAGAGTGTACCGATGTGTCTGACACTGATGCTGAGGATGGTGAAGGGACCGAGTCTGAAGAGGAGGATGAGGATGAGGTTGATATTGTAAGAGACACTTTTGAAGATAATCTAGGCAAGAAGTGA